From the Exiguobacterium marinum DSM 16307 genome, the window CGAGGGACGTTCGGAAGTTTAATGCATCGGCTAACGAATTGGTGATCGTTGATTTCCCGATCCCAACCATTCCACCGATTGTAATGATTGTATCGTTCGGGATGTTGTATTTATCAATCAGCTTCATTTTGTATGGGCTCCTTTAGTTAATTCTAGTTCACGCTCAATCGTTTTCAGGACATGAGTCAAATCGTCCGGATTGTGTACAAAGTCGAGTTCATCCCCACTGAACGAGAGGATTTTCACTTCTGGATGGGCCGCGCGATACGATTCAACGAACGTCTCATAGTCGTGAGCAAGTTGTTCAAGATAGTCGCGAGACATATTTTCTTCTACTTCACGTCCGCGCAAAGCGACGCGTTTCATGAGTGTCTCAATGCTGGCGTGTAGGTAAATGACGACATCAGGTTTCGGCATATCATGTGTCAAAATCTTATAAATCTGCTCGTACTTATTCAAATGCGCTGGTTTCAGCGAACGATGAGCAAAAATCAAGTTTTTGAAAATATGATAGTCCGAAACGACGGATTGCTGCTGACTCAAGTGGTGTTTGTGAATATCATCCAACTGCTTGAATCGATTGCATAAGAAGAACATTTCCGTTTGGAAACTCCATTCTTCGATATCTTCATAAAACTTGCCGAGAAATGGGTTTTCTTCTACAATTTCATTCAGCATCTGCATCGAGAAATGCTGACTGATGATATGGGCCAGTGATGTTTTCCCGACACCAATCGGTCCTTCTACCGTTATAAACATATGATGTCATCCTCCATTATCCAAAGTGCAAGTTCCATTCTAGCACACAATACGAGTGATATGGCGAGGGATTTGATTTTCATTTTTTTTCATAGTTTTAAATAAGAAATGAGGTGAATCGATGGAACGTGATGAGCGATTTATGCAGTTGGCCATCGAAGAAGCAAAGAAAGCAGAAGCCATTGGCGAGGTGCCGATTGGTTGTGTGATCGTGAAGGGAGACCAGGTGATTGCGGCCGGGCACAACCGTCGTGAGACAGATCGATTGGCTTCGGCACACGCCGAGATGATTGCAATCGAAACGGCAAACGAAACGTTAAGGAATTGGCGATTAGAAGATTGCGAGTTATATGTTACCCTTGAGCCATGTCCGATGTGTTCGGGAGCCATCGTATTATCCCGAATCAAGCGTGTCATCTTCGGGGCCTATGACCCAAAAGGCGGATGCTGTGGAACGTTAATGAATTTAGTACAGGATGACCGATTTAATCATCAAGCTGAAGTAACGGGAAATGTTTTAGCAGAAGAATGTGGCCAACTCCTCACAGATTTCTTCCGAGCGCTTCGAGAGAGGAAGAAACAAGAACGACTCGATCAGAGAGGTTGCAACCCAATCGATTAAACAGTATAATGTAATAGCACTCGAGATAGTGCATAACTTCATTTACCCATTTGCCGTGCTAGGTGGGGAGGTAGCGGTGCCCTGTCACTCGCAATCCGCTATAGCGAGACTGAATCCCGATTCGAGGGAGCGCGTTGGTGTGGTCTGCCTTATGTAAGTGGCGTTGACGTCTGAGTCCTGCGCAACGGTCACCCATGAACCAGGTCAGGTCCGGAAGGAAGCAGCCTTAAGTGGTGACGTACCGTGTGCCGCAGGGGTGCTTGGGCTGAGCAAACTGCATGAGTAACGCATGTTGATGCGCTTTCAGAAATCGGTGCGCGGCAGATTTATTTTATAACTTCAATCTATGGCCCCAGGGCTGTAGATTTTTTTGTATGATGAGATAGAGAAGAACAGTTAGGGAAGGAGGCGAACTCATGGCGTATCAAGCGTTATATCGGGTATACAGACCTCAGTCGTTTCAGGAGGTCGTCGGTCAAGTCCATATCACACGCACGATTCAAAATGCTTTATTAGAGGAACGCATGTCACATGCATATCTGTTTTCCGGTCCGCGTGGAACGGGGAAGACGAGTTTGGCGAAAATCATTGCTAAGGCCATCAACTGTGAAAGTGCGCCGACACGTGAACCATGTAATACCTGTCCGACGTGTATCGCCATCACGGAAGGTACGAGTCCGGACGTATTCGAAATCGATGCCGCATCGAATAACGGGGTTGATGAGATTCGGGAGATTCGAGATAAAGTCAAATACCCGCCGTCGCAAGGTCGTTATAAAGTATATATCATTGATGAAGTGCATATGCTATCGACCGGTGCGTTCAATGCGCTGTTAAAAACGCTCGAAGAACCGCCGGCACATGCGATTTTCATTTTGGCAACGACAGAACCTCATAAAATTCCGGCGACGATTATTTCTCGCTGTCAGCGATTTGATGTCAAACGACATGAAGTGAGTCAACTTCAAACACGAATGGCATATATCTTGAATGATCAGAATCATGACTATGATCCGGAAGCATTGAAGTTGATTGCACGTGCTGCCGACGGAGGCATGC encodes:
- a CDS encoding deoxynucleoside kinase — encoded protein: MFITVEGPIGVGKTSLAHIISQHFSMQMLNEIVEENPFLGKFYEDIEEWSFQTEMFFLCNRFKQLDDIHKHHLSQQQSVVSDYHIFKNLIFAHRSLKPAHLNKYEQIYKILTHDMPKPDVVIYLHASIETLMKRVALRGREVEENMSRDYLEQLAHDYETFVESYRAAHPEVKILSFSGDELDFVHNPDDLTHVLKTIERELELTKGAHTK
- the tadA gene encoding tRNA adenosine(34) deaminase TadA, whose protein sequence is MERDERFMQLAIEEAKKAEAIGEVPIGCVIVKGDQVIAAGHNRRETDRLASAHAEMIAIETANETLRNWRLEDCELYVTLEPCPMCSGAIVLSRIKRVIFGAYDPKGGCCGTLMNLVQDDRFNHQAEVTGNVLAEECGQLLTDFFRALRERKKQERLDQRGCNPID